In Rickettsia endosymbiont of Lasioglossum villosulum, the DNA window TTTCGGCTAATAAATTAAGCAATTCATAATTGCTTAAATAAGGCTCTATTTTTTCTTTTGTTACTATTCCTTCTTTTACTAATTTATGTTCTTCAACATTAGTTATTTCTTTATTATCTCTTAAATCATCTTGCTTCTTTTGTAAATTCTGAGCTATTTGCTTATTAAAAGCTTCAATTTCTAGTTTGTATTGACTAATTATGACTTTCTTTTCATCAGGTGAAGTAGCTTGATCTAATCTATTTAAATATTCTTTTTCTAATTCAGTACTTGGTTCTAATTTAGTATTTTGTTTTATATTTTTTAGAATTCCATTTTTTATTAATTCTGCAGTTTGCGTATATATATTTTTTTGTTCTTCTTTAGTAATTTTTTTATATTTACAGTAGTCTATAATTGCCTGATTAATTTCCTCAATTTCATCATCTAATCCCGAATAATCGCTATTTTTTTGGATTAAACCAATGCTTGTTATTTGCTCTACAATATATTTAATAATATCTTCTTGCTTATTTGATTCTAGCGGGAATATATTTTGTATTATTGATTTTAAGTTTATTAAAATCATCCCATAAAGTTCTTGATAAATTATCTTTTTCTTTCATGTTACTAACTTAATTAAAAATTCTTAACTCGTCAATAATTTATTAACTATTTGAGATAGGATAGATTAAGAAATGTCGCTCGTTAATCAAAAAATACTCTATATGTCATTTCCGCGGAGGCTTTGTTGCGTGGATCATTTTTCTCTGTCATCCCGCGACTTGATCGCGGGATCTTGTGCTATAGAATGTGCCTGAGATACCGCGGTCAAGCCGCAGTATGACAGACTTTTTCCTGGATTCCTGCTTCCGCAGGAATGACATATAGAGATGAAGCAAAATTAGTCAATCAACTATATGACAATTATACTTCAAAACCAATAATTTAGTATTGCCATATAGTTTCTCACGTATAATTTCGATATTTTCGTCTAAAACGTAATCATCTGTTTTAGACATTTCAACCACTATTATAGCGTTTGTATTGAGCCAGTTATTCTTTATAAGCAGCTCATTACTTTCGGCACTATTTTGTTATGATAAGGGGGGTCAACGAAGATAAGATCAAAAACCGTATTTGCTTTCGGCAGATTTAAGGCATTAATATTAACGAAATTAACTTTATCCTGAATATTTAAGGTCTTAGCAAATTCTTCTGCTATTTTTAATGAATATAGATCAATATCAATTAAAGTAGCAAAGCCTGCTCCTCTTGATAAACTTTCGAAAGCTAGGCTACCGCTACCAGCAAATAAATCTAGTACTTTAATATTTTCATTGAATAATTTATTACCTATAAACTTACCGGAAGTTAATATGCTAAATATTGCTTCCTTAAGTTTACCAGTATAGGGACGATATTTAATATTTTTAGCAATAGGTATTTTCTGATTTTGAAATTTACCTAATATTATTTTTAACACTTATATAATTTTTTAGTTACTTCTCGGTATTCATTCGGCTTAAGATTATCAAGTTTAAAATCACCATACTCAGTTCTAATTAACTTATTAACTTTTAATCCAAAATGCTCGAATATTCTTCTAATTTCCCGATTTTTGCCCTCAAACAAAATAACTTCAAGCCATGAGTTAGTGGAATTTTTCCTAAGCAACTTTATTGATTGTGGATTATAAAATATTCCGTCAATTTCTAAATTTTTATAATTACTTTTTAGTAGAAGATCAGGATTTCCATAAGCTCTAACATGATATACTCGTTTTAACTTACTTGAAGGTAGTTCAAACTGCCGAGCTAAATCACCATTATTGGTTAGTAGTAATAAACCCTCGCTATTTAAATCTAACCTACCTATCGAAATTACACGCGGTAACCCAGTTAATTGTTCAAATACAGTTTTACGAGATAGTGGATCTTTATGAGTAGTAATTAAACCAACAGGCTTGTAGTAAATCCATAGCCTTGATTTTTGAGAAGAAGTAATTAATGAACCTGATACCTCAATTTGATTATCGATATCAACATTTGTAGCAGGTGACGTAACTATTACCCCGTCTACTTTCACTTGTCCATCAAGAATTAGCTTTTCGGCATCTCGCCTAGAACAAACTCCTGCATTACTAATTAATTTGGCTAACCTTTGCACTTTACTATTTTTTTATGCTGAATTTATTTTGGTTTATGATTTGCTGCCACGCAACAAATAATCTAATTTACGGCTAGCTTATATTTTAAATTAACCAGTTTTATATGACAATTGATACTACATTTATTGTTTGCTAACTTAGTAGAAGAAGGTTTTTTAGGGCTTTTAGCAAGAGTCTTAGTTTGTGGTTTTTTTATATTAATATTCTTTAAAAATTTTTCTGTTTCAGCATGTAAATATTCTATTTTTACTTTAGCTAAACCTTGCTTTTTAAAAGCTAAAACCTCTGCTGCTTTTGCAGATACGTCTATTATACGATTTGGTTTATAAGGTCCACGATCATTAACCATTAAAATCACTGATTTATTATTAGCTTTGTTAGTTACTTTAACTAAACATGGAAGAGGAAGAGTTTTGTGAGCAGCAGTTAATAAATTTTTATTAAAAATATCCCCATTAGCAGTTTTTTTACCATGGAATTTGTCTCCACCTCCACCATACCAAGAAGCATAACCTGTTTCAGTAAAGCTTTTTGGAGCATGAGGTTTATAAGTTTTGCCCTTTATTTTATATTGGTTACCAACCTTATAATGTCCTTTATAAACTAAATTATGGGGATCGTCTTTTGATAGTTCCTTATGTGAATGCTTACGAGAACATGGTAGCTTTTTTGAATTATTACAACCACTTAAAAAAAAACAATAAAAGATTAATAAAATTAGTAAAACAAATTTATGATTCATCACCCTCAGTGTTACTATTAAAATTATCTGCTATTTTAGCATAACACACAACTTTTTCAACACCTTTTATTTTTGAGGCAAGATCAGCAAAGTTTTCTAGCTCTTCTTCTGACCTTGCAACTCCAAATAAATAAACCACATTATCTACTGTTAAAACAGTATAATTAGCAAATTTAATGTCCTTTCTGACGAGATTCTTAGCTTTAATCTGTGCTGTTATCATACTATCTCTAGTATATTGTGCTAAGTCAAAGTGATTACTATTTTTACTTACTTTTAACTCATTAATTACTTCAGTTACGCCTTTTTGATTCCAAGCAATTTCTACTGCTTTCAACGCATCTTCCTCTTTCTGAATATTTCCTGTTAACAGCACTCTACCTTCAGACACCTCAACTTTGATTTTAGCCCCTAATTCTTTAAAATTATTTTTTACTAGACCAGCTTTAATACCGGCTGAAATTCTTGAATCATTTAATGTTCCAGATATTGGCTGATCTTTTGAAGCAACAATACCAGTAGTAGTTGCTGCGGTAAAAATAGCCGGTAAACAACCTGAAAGATTAAAGACTAGAGTTATGAAAACTAAAATTCTTAATATAGTATTATTAATAAATGAAAAGTTGGTAGACAAGTATACCTTTAATACTTCAAGATTTGGCGAGCCAAATTTCGGGATTCGTCTTTGCTCACGTAGTTTATCTACGTTCCGCAGACTCACCGCTTATTTGACTTACCAACTTTTGAAGTATTTGCGGTATATATAACTATATTTTACTATCGGGTAACTTATTTTTCAATAGTAGAGGCAATTGAAGTAAAATGAATACAAAAGTAATCGGCACTACGCCGAATACTTTAAACTTAACCCATGTTTCATCTGGGAAATTACGCCAAACTATTTCGTTAACTATAGCCATGAAAAAGAAAAAAGTTGCTGTTCTGTAGCTTAAAGTAATCCAACTTTCTTCTTTGAGGCGGATTATACTTTCTAAAGCATATTTAATAAAAGGATTTTTCTTAATACCGCTTGTAAGGAAAATTATTCCAAAAATAACATATAATATAGTCGGTTTGATTTTTATATACATCGAATCACCACTAATTAAAGTTATAATACCTGAAACAAGTAATACAGCTGTAGAAATAATGGAAAGCTTTGACACTTTTTTATCTATAATATAACAAAGGGTAATACAAATAACAGAAGTAATAAGCATATAGAGGGTAGCACTCTGTATGCCGCCACCATAAAAAAATCCTGCGAAGAATGCTACTACTGGACCAATTTCTGATAAAAGTTTAAACATATTTTGATATTTCTTAACTTATTTGTTGTGTATTTTCTTTTGGTAATGGTGCTAAGATATTTTTAGAGTATCTTAGTCGCACTTGTATGAAAATATTTATTAATAATATAGTGGTAAAGTAAGCAAGCACTTGTAAACCATTAGGTCTTGCAATATAACCAGTAACAATATGTAAAATTTTGCCGATCATACTTCTATCTGCTACTAACCAAGAGCTATCCCAAACTTGATCAGATAAGAACATAACTAAACCAGATGAGGTTAAAATTCCTGCCGCACTCGCTGCAAAACCACCTGCGATCAACATTAATAATATAGTAGAAATTTTAAAAATATATTTTTGATTAGCTATTTTAATTAAACCAAAATATATTATTAGACCAAGTAGAAAGCCGCTTGTAGCACCTATGATTAAGCCATGTATATAGTTACTACTTGTTATAGTTTCAACTGAAGAAATACTATATACCAAAATAATAATTTCTGCACCTTCTCGCAATATAGTGCTAGCGACTAAAAAAACCAACATTAAATAGCTGGAATTACCTTCATGAATTTTTGTTGAAATATTGTTTATATGTTGTTTAACTTTCGTTCCATAGCCTTGCATCCATATTATTGTCCAGCTAAGTAAAATAGTGATCAATATCATAATTCCGGAGTCAAATAATTCATCCCCCATGCCGCCGAAAGATAAAGATAACTTACGAGTAAAAAAGGCAAAAATTGAAGCGGATACTACCCCAAGCACTCCACCAGCAATAATATAAATACGTGATTTTTCTATATGCTTTGTTACGGCTAGTATTATACCAACTAACAAAGATATTTCCAAACATTCACGAAATACTATTAAAGCAATTTTAAACATATTTTTACTTAATCCTTAACAATTAAAAACCCTTGTGCTGTATCTTGGTGAAAATCTCCAAAAAAATCATATTTTCCCGGCTTTAAAGGAGCAAGTATAATTTTTATAGAATCATGTGGCATCACGATTTTTTCCCGATGTAAATCATGACTTTCAAATTCTTCTACAGTATCATCTTCATTATGAATAACTAGCCTTATTTTAGTAGATTTTGGCACTTCTACTATGTCTGGAACAAATTTATGATCCTTTATAACTATTTTTATTTCTAATATCTCATCATTATTATTGTTAGAATTTTTATTTGCTAAAATAAAAAGACTTATCCCTGCTATTAATAAAAATATTAAACTCGCCAATATAATAATATTTTTATTTTTTTGATTCGTTTGCATATTAAACTCCCAGCTTAAATAAAGTTTAAAACAAATTTTTGTTTATAAAATTTTTAATATTCTCACATATCAATTAAATCTCATATCTTTAATAATTATAAAATTCACCCTGCAAATTTTATTAAAGCTATAAGATATACAATAATTATCATAATGACAAGCACAGATAATAAAATATAATTTTTTTGTTTCTTAATATCAGATATTTTACGTTGTTTCATATTTATTATTTAAAATCATTAATTTCAAGCATTAGATATTCATTTAAAGGTAGTGATTCTTGTGAAATTATCTTATTTATATTAGACCCTAATGCCTTAAAAGTCTGTCCTTTAGCAATAACAGTTCGAGTACCAACTGGTACTTTACCTTGCAAAGCATAAGAAAAAATTAGAGGATAGGTAATATCACCAATTTTCATATCGACTTTTTGCCCTTTAGCTTTTGAGTCATATAACACTTCGCCATTTGCAAGGCGAGTAATTTTAGCATTAAAAGTTATCTTTTCATTACATAATAAAGGAATACGATAAGCTATTTCATTATCATAAATTTTAACTTCATTACTGTTAATAAAATTTTGTGGCAATATAGATTTGAGCATTACATTAACTCTATATGCACTATCGGCATTATCATTATTAGCACCAACACTAGCAGCATATTTAGCAGGAATAATAGCTTCTCTTGCTTGCCCTACATTCATTCCTACTATTACGTTATCAAGACCAAGCATTACAGCACCCGAACCTATAGTAAAAGTTTTAGTATCTTCTGAGATTAAATTATTACTCATATCCGATATTTGATAAAATACTGTAACTACATGACCACAAGAGGCAGGACCAACGTTCCCAGTACCAATTGTATTAATTTTAAATAGAGAGGTTATTAAGTCTTTATGTACAGGAATGGTATAATCTTTAGTATCTATAGGTTTATTTAATGGCTGTAAAATATTTTCGAAGAATGCTTTACCTTCCTCAGTTTTAAGAGCATTAATTACTATTTTGGAAATTGTTCGTTCAAATAAATTGCCATTTAGAGAGACAGGAGGCTCGTTATTAATACTAACTTGATTTTCGTTATTAGCTGAGTTATTTACACTTGCTTGTTCTATAATCGTAGCATTATTATCATCAGAAGAGATTTTTAACTTTGCTATATTATAAAGTACTAAAGCTACAATTATTAAAGATAGAAGTTTTTGCATATTAATAATATTAGTATTACAATTAAATTTACTATAACAATCAATTATTTAATAATCAAATGAGAATAAAAATAATTTGATTAATATGAATAATTGTTTTAACTTGATTATAGTATAGATCGGGAGTCGTCATTGCGAGGAGCGTAGCTTTGATGCAATCTCATGAAAGAAATATAAAATTCCTAAGATTGCCGCGTCGATGCGTTGCCTCTCCTTGCAATGACAAAAAATAACAAAAAATAAAGTGGTGAAAAGTGAAAAAATTTATATTTTGTTTTTTATGTTTCTGGACATTAAATATATTTGCTGCTTCCAAAGGCTATCCTAATAAGCTTAATCGTTGTAAAATTACAAGAAATATATTTAATGATTATGAACCAAAAGTTTTTGAGTCTACCAATAATTTATTACGTAAGACAGGGCAGATATCTAGATTTTATGGTGAAAAAATCATAATAAAAGGAATAGTACTAGATCAGAATTGTGTACCAGTTGCAGATGCTAAAGTTTATTTATGGCAAGCAGGTAGCGGTGGTAAATATCCTTATGAACCTTTAAAAACACGTGTTGATAAAAGAAGATTTACCGGTAAAAAAGATTCTAGCTTTACTGGTAGCGGCACTGCTACTACTAATAATAAAGGGGAATATTACTTTGTCAGTATGTTACCTTATAAATCTGCTGGTAATTTAAAAAGTGTTAATATAAGAGTAGAACATCCAGATCTTAAAACATTAGACACACGTTTAGATTTATCTAATAAAAATATATGCAGCAATGAATGTGGTGAGATTAATCCCGCTTTGATTGAGCCTCAACAACATCTGAAATCATTTTGTTTTGACTTAGTATTACAAGGTACGACATTGAAGAGATATTGATATCTGTCATGAGCTACGCAACTGCAAGGAGCTTGGCAATCTCATGAAACAATACTAAATTCCTGAGATTGCGTGCGTACAATTACTTTGTAATTTCCTCGCAATGACGTCATTGTCATCAGTCGGTGGTTCTAAAGGTTTTTTTATGCCGCAGCTACATAACATAGTGCATAAAAGTAAAAGTACAACGAAATCAAATTTTTTCATTACAATAATAAATTATTTTATGGGTTTAAGTAATTATAATAAATATTTTTTGACCATTACAGTATTTTTATTATTAATAATAGTTTTTACTCCTAAAATTTATGCAAATCCTAAGAATGGCTCAAATGTTCCTGATGATATAATTTTTTTTGATGAAGAAAAAAATCAATATTCTCTTGATCAGTTCGAGGGAAAAACTATATTATTAGTATTTTGGGCTACTTGGAGTGCTAATTGTGTAAAAGAGATGCCCGATCTTGATACATTACAGAAAGATTTTAGAAAGTTGCCTTTTTCAGTGATTCCAGTTTCAGAAGATTATCAAGACGTAAAAGTTATTATAGAGTATTATAAAAGTTACCAGATAAGATATTTACCAATTTATCAAGATTATAGAAATCAGCTATTTAAGGCTTTAGGAGTAATTAGTTTACCTACAAGCATATTAATAGATCCAAATGGTAAAATAGTAACTAGTTT includes these proteins:
- a CDS encoding FTR1 family protein, whose protein sequence is MFKIALIVFRECLEISLLVGIILAVTKHIEKSRIYIIAGGVLGVVSASIFAFFTRKLSLSFGGMGDELFDSGIMILITILLSWTIIWMQGYGTKVKQHINNISTKIHEGNSSYLMLVFLVASTILREGAEIIILVYSISSVETITSSNYIHGLIIGATSGFLLGLIIYFGLIKIANQKYIFKISTILLMLIAGGFAASAAGILTSSGLVMFLSDQVWDSSWLVADRSMIGKILHIVTGYIARPNGLQVLAYFTTILLINIFIQVRLRYSKNILAPLPKENTQQIS
- a CDS encoding FKBP-type peptidyl-prolyl cis-trans isomerase, with amino-acid sequence MQKLLSLIIVALVLYNIAKLKISSDDNNATIIEQASVNNSANNENQVSINNEPPVSLNGNLFERTISKIVINALKTEEGKAFFENILQPLNKPIDTKDYTIPVHKDLITSLFKINTIGTGNVGPASCGHVVTVFYQISDMSNNLISEDTKTFTIGSGAVMLGLDNVIVGMNVGQAREAIIPAKYAASVGANNDNADSAYRVNVMLKSILPQNFINSNEVKIYDNEIAYRIPLLCNEKITFNAKITRLANGEVLYDSKAKGQKVDMKIGDITYPLIFSYALQGKVPVGTRTVIAKGQTFKALGSNINKIISQESLPLNEYLMLEINDFK
- a CDS encoding BON domain-containing protein, producing MLRILVFITLVFNLSGCLPAIFTAATTTGIVASKDQPISGTLNDSRISAGIKAGLVKNNFKELGAKIKVEVSEGRVLLTGNIQKEEDALKAVEIAWNQKGVTEVINELKVSKNSNHFDLAQYTRDSMITAQIKAKNLVRKDIKFANYTVLTVDNVVYLFGVARSEEELENFADLASKIKGVEKVVCYAKIADNFNSNTEGDES
- a CDS encoding TlpA disulfide reductase family protein; amino-acid sequence: MGLSNYNKYFLTITVFLLLIIVFTPKIYANPKNGSNVPDDIIFFDEEKNQYSLDQFEGKTILLVFWATWSANCVKEMPDLDTLQKDFRKLPFSVIPVSEDYQDVKVIIEYYKSYQIRYLPIYQDYRNQLFKALGVISLPTSILIDPNGKIVTSFIGNTNWYDEKIRETILSAIPGNYPEPKNSYNGQSLNKPAKPLQPIKKGTVKDLINPLEAPAEEAPKDNNEQDNE
- a CDS encoding cupredoxin domain-containing protein, giving the protein MQTNQKNKNIIILASLIFLLIAGISLFILANKNSNNNNDEILEIKIVIKDHKFVPDIVEVPKSTKIRLVIHNEDDTVEEFESHDLHREKIVMPHDSIKIILAPLKPGKYDFFGDFHQDTAQGFLIVKD
- a CDS encoding dioxygenase, which encodes MKKFIFCFLCFWTLNIFAASKGYPNKLNRCKITRNIFNDYEPKVFESTNNLLRKTGQISRFYGEKIIIKGIVLDQNCVPVADAKVYLWQAGSGGKYPYEPLKTRVDKRRFTGKKDSSFTGSGTATTNNKGEYYFVSMLPYKSAGNLKSVNIRVEHPDLKTLDTRLDLSNKNICSNECGEINPALIEPQQHLKSFCFDLVLQGTTLKRY
- a CDS encoding pseudouridine synthase yields the protein MQRLAKLISNAGVCSRRDAEKLILDGQVKVDGVIVTSPATNVDIDNQIEVSGSLITSSQKSRLWIYYKPVGLITTHKDPLSRKTVFEQLTGLPRVISIGRLDLNSEGLLLLTNNGDLARQFELPSSKLKRVYHVRAYGNPDLLLKSNYKNLEIDGIFYNPQSIKLLRKNSTNSWLEVILFEGKNREIRRIFEHFGLKVNKLIRTEYGDFKLDNLKPNEYREVTKKLYKC
- a CDS encoding septation protein A, giving the protein MFKLLSEIGPVVAFFAGFFYGGGIQSATLYMLITSVICITLCYIIDKKVSKLSIISTAVLLVSGIITLISGDSMYIKIKPTILYVIFGIIFLTSGIKKNPFIKYALESIIRLKEESWITLSYRTATFFFFMAIVNEIVWRNFPDETWVKFKVFGVVPITFVFILLQLPLLLKNKLPDSKI